Proteins encoded by one window of Rariglobus hedericola:
- a CDS encoding autotransporter-associated beta strand repeat-containing protein, with protein sequence MKNHYRTPVRRGLALGSILLASLVTLEAATPVWDGGSSGTNRGWDTASNWNPNTAIATGDDVSIGTGALGGSATAIGGMMGINASYTIRSLTLDNTSGLFPTGGLFIRNSTLSTPTSNTLTFNTAAIDAIKFQGGSSPTVTFISNTSTANLTINLGYTGQANFSVAGGGTLTFDGSNNAAAMLTGTGGINKTGAGTLVLSGVSNDFAGGLTISGGTVEFDSATRLGSVAIANTDAIVIANGTLRLTASSGSFNNSANRGIRVGDQSSVIDVKNSGVDLSLQNSVRNISGQNGVLTKAGLGNLSLEGNTYSYTGGTLVNAGTLTVNGVTVGGSSSVAGITVASGATLRGSGTFNGNSTFAAGSTVNVGTYAANAQTAAIGAMTFNDGLTINGGTFLIDLAAPGSSDLIASSSLNISNGVFDLSNLVFTTVTGYSAGTYTLFSSSSSVVGSFGSNVTGTLGGLNVVLAFGNAGTTIDLIVTSSAIPEPSTFAGLSGLVALGCASLRRRRQSA encoded by the coding sequence ATGAAAAATCATTACCGCACTCCGGTCCGCCGCGGATTAGCACTCGGATCCATCCTCTTGGCCTCGCTTGTCACGCTCGAAGCAGCCACGCCCGTCTGGGACGGTGGCAGCAGCGGAACCAATCGCGGCTGGGACACCGCCTCCAACTGGAATCCCAATACCGCCATCGCCACCGGTGACGATGTTTCCATCGGCACCGGAGCATTGGGCGGTTCCGCCACCGCAATCGGCGGCATGATGGGTATAAACGCTTCCTACACGATCCGCTCCCTGACGCTCGACAACACCAGTGGATTATTCCCCACAGGCGGCTTGTTCATCCGTAATTCGACGCTCAGCACTCCCACGAGCAACACCCTGACCTTCAACACCGCTGCCATAGACGCGATCAAGTTCCAAGGCGGCTCCTCACCCACCGTCACCTTTATTTCCAACACCTCGACCGCCAACCTCACCATTAACCTCGGATACACCGGACAGGCCAACTTTTCGGTCGCCGGCGGAGGCACGCTCACCTTCGACGGTTCCAATAACGCGGCAGCTATGCTCACCGGCACCGGCGGTATCAATAAAACCGGTGCAGGCACCTTGGTTCTTTCGGGGGTTTCCAACGATTTCGCCGGTGGACTGACCATCTCCGGCGGCACCGTGGAGTTCGACAGCGCCACGCGACTGGGTAGCGTGGCCATCGCGAACACTGACGCGATTGTCATCGCAAACGGCACCCTGCGCCTCACCGCATCCTCGGGCTCGTTTAACAACAGTGCCAACCGCGGCATACGCGTCGGAGACCAGTCCAGCGTCATCGACGTCAAAAACTCCGGGGTCGACCTGAGCCTGCAAAACTCGGTCCGCAACATCTCCGGCCAGAACGGCGTGCTCACCAAAGCGGGGCTCGGCAATCTCTCACTCGAGGGTAATACCTACTCCTACACCGGAGGCACCTTGGTCAACGCCGGCACCCTCACCGTTAACGGCGTTACCGTCGGCGGTAGCTCAAGCGTGGCCGGCATCACGGTTGCCAGCGGGGCCACTCTGCGCGGCTCGGGCACCTTTAACGGCAACTCCACATTCGCCGCAGGCTCGACCGTCAACGTCGGCACCTACGCCGCCAACGCACAGACCGCGGCCATCGGCGCGATGACCTTTAACGACGGTCTTACCATCAACGGCGGCACGTTTCTCATCGACCTCGCAGCCCCCGGCTCCAGCGACCTGATAGCCAGCAGTTCGCTGAACATCAGCAACGGGGTCTTTGATTTGAGCAACCTGGTCTTCACCACGGTGACGGGCTACTCCGCCGGCACCTACACGCTCTTCTCCAGCAGTTCGAGCGTCGTCGGTAGCTTCGGTTCCAATGTCACCGGCACGCTGGGCGGTCTCAACGTCGTCCTGGCCTTCGGCAATGCAGGAACCACCATCGACCTCATCGTGACCAGCTCCGCCATTCCCGAGCCTTCTACTTTCGCCGGACTCTCCGGACTCGTTGCACTGGGCTGTGCAA